DNA from Drosophila busckii strain San Diego stock center, stock number 13000-0081.31 chromosome 2R, ASM1175060v1, whole genome shotgun sequence:
AATTATTGAAGGCGTAtgataaattgtttgttacaTATAAATTGTCTGTGTCaattataatacatatacagttgcttatatatttcaataaaaatattcgaGATTAGTATGGAAACTGagataatacatacataaattattaatataaatttcaatggcACCCACAAGACTTTACAATCATATTTCtatacttttttaaattaacattctCATCGTTCAGATGATATAGCACAGATAGGGCTCCCAAACGTGTTGGCGCACAACACGGCTTAGGAACCTTACGTGGTTGGAGCAAGTGTACCAGGGTTTGCACAATCGCATGATTAGTGGCATTCATATGAGCGTTCAATGGGAAATTACACTCGCCGCTGCAGTAAAATGCACCATAACCCTCGGGCGCTATAATCCAGTCATGCCAGCCCAGATCCTTAAAATCGATATAGAGTGTCTGCATCTGACAACTGCGCGTGCTCTCCACAGTATTCTCCAAAAACGGATTTACCGGCTcggacttttttttttttcgaagcCCGTCAGTGTTGCGTTTAgtgcgcttttgtttgccatgGGCGGCAGTTGACTTAATTAGCTCCGGACCTCTAAAGAAACCAATCATAAATGGCTGATACTCGTCATCCGCCCTAACTTTATGATGCACTAAACCAATATCATCCAGTTTTATCTCACGATCGGGTTTGCTAAGCGAATGTGCTCCTATATAAATTCCATGATTTACCTTTGGGTTTATTAACCATTCATGTAGCGCCTCAGTTACGTTTAACTCTAACCAGCCCACATAGTCGCCTGTGGTATTTACAGAGGATAATGGCTGAACCGTATACGGAATTTGTGCTCCAACGCCAGCTACCGAGTGCAGCATGTATACTGTAACGGTAAATTGCTTGCTGGATGTCAACCATTTCCCTTCGTTTGAGTTTTGGTATATGCGTAGCTCAGCCATCATTAGATAGTTGTCGCTAGGCACATCGGATACGTCGAACCATAGTCGACGACCGTGCTCGTGACGCAGTTCATCCACATTGTGGCTATGTTTATTTAGAAAAGTCATTATAATGTCGCTCTCATCTATGGCACGTTTGTCGAGATCAGTAATAAAATTCTCTTGGGTTTCCTTTTCTTCAGCGCCATCCAAGTCGCGCTTTGCGCGACTGTGACTATCCATGCTGGGTTCTATGCTGAGAGCATCCTCCGCTGTAATGCGATGATAAGCATCGAGCAGAAATTTTGGTGCCGATTTTCTTAAGGATAAGCCATGCCCCCTATGATTTAGCGGACGCTCGCCTATTCCTAGAAACTCCAATATATCCCTTGATATGTCCAGCTTATCATCGTCGCTCAGCGTGCGTTGCATTACCGTTTGATCTATGCCATTGTCGACATAAATTCCTGACTGCGTTGTATGGCTGGgcacagcaaaaataatgaGAATCAGCCATATTgacattaaatgaaattgagaGGAGATCATGATGATATTTTAAACGGGtttaaatgagttttattCGGAAACCATCTAgggcaatattaaattaactttcgCGACTTTTTAATTACGAATTAACTTAATTGTGCAGTTATCTTTGTATACATTGAAAATTCCGACCAACACTTGTATCTAATTCGTTGTATGTATCTTAATCCCATGGATgcatttttgtagcttttcaGCTCTTCACAAGTTGGCAGCGCCGTTCGCAAAGATCGCTGAGTAAGAGTGTTGCcacttatattatattttaatttaatcacaGTGATGTTGGTTAACTATTACTATAGATAGTAGtagtttatatttgttattttttactaGAGTTGTTCAGTAGCttgtcattttgtttattcCATGATTTTGCGCTCGTAAACGCACTGTCGAtcgttatttttttgtaatacaatttaaaagcaattgatGATGAGAATGAAAAACAACAGTTTTTGGTCTTcagttttttttgtgttttatcaTTCTAATAACTCTCCTTTAAACCATAAATTGCTCATTGTTTTCTATTAATATAAATCGAGCGTTCTTGCACAAACGAACTACTCCACGGACTATTGCAGTTTGAGAGCAACTGCTCAACAGTTTTAAAGCAGCCGCTCTCGAATTGGAGTCTAATTTATTTTCCCAGTTTAATAGGTGCCGGATAATACttgctaaattttaatgtaCATACACGGAGAAATTTAGCTCCATCAGATTAATTTCACTTTCGAACTACATATTCGGATGTTTGGTTGcttgtgcattttttaatcTTCTCTTAAAGAACGACGGTAACCGTCTAGTCAATCAgcaagtttaaatttagttgtacgtatatatgtataaataactCTTGTGAAATCTCGCTCTGTCaacagaaaattaaattacaggGGCTTAAACCAGTTTCAACGGCGCAGTATTATTTCTACGCCAAAgatattaatattgttgttgccagcttTCCTCCAAACTCTGTTTGTAGTTAGTTGTCGCTGCCAaatgacaaatatttttagctatgaAATACATTATAGACTTTTGAGTATACGTTGAATATACTATGATGTCATAAAGTTCTTCTATGTGTATCCGCATACATatgaacatatatatgttgtaatcattaacatatatttatatttcgtGTATTAATAAAATGGGTGCTcccatattttgtttaatcaTTGTTTGTAAGAAATTATCTGCTtattatgaataaaaataaaaaacaaaatatttcgtATCTAATAATCATTTGACTATAAAAGAAGCCGAAATCGCTGTGAATCCGGTCGATTTTATTATCTCAGGGTTAGCATGAATGGAATTAAAgtctattaaaaaa
Protein-coding regions in this window:
- the LOC108596917 gene encoding protein 60A; this translates as MISSQFHLMSIWLILIIFAVPSHTTQSGIYVDNGIDQTVMQRTLSDDDKLDISRDILEFLGIGERPLNHRGHGLSLRKSAPKFLLDAYHRITAEDALSIEPSMDSHSRAKRDLDGAEEKETQENFITDLDKRAIDESDIIMTFLNKHSHNVDELRHEHGRRLWFDVSDVPSDNYLMMAELRIYQNSNEGKWLTSSKQFTVTVYMLHSVAGVGAQIPYTVQPLSSVNTTGDYVGWLELNVTEALHEWLINPKVNHGIYIGAHSLSKPDREIKLDDIGLVHHKVRADDEYQPFMIGFFRGPELIKSTAAHGKQKRTKRNTDGLRKKKKSEPVNPFLENTVESTRSCQMQTLYIDFKDLGWHDWIIAPEGYGAFYCSGECNFPLNAHMNATNHAIVQTLVHLLQPRKVPKPCCAPTRLGALSVLYHLNDENVNLKKYRNMIVKSCGCH